Proteins co-encoded in one Synechococcus elongatus PCC 6301 genomic window:
- the uvrC gene encoding excinuclease ABC subunit UvrC gives MIAATPMPLLKQPDRLEARLRELPAEPGVYFMRDASDRILYIGKSKKLRSRVRSYFRDLERLNPRINLMVRQVCEIEIIVTDTEAEALALEANLIKQHQPHFNVLLKDDKKYPYLCITWSDDYPRIFITRKRRLGNSRDRYYGPYVDTRLLRHTLFLVKRLFPLRQRPQPLFKDRTCLNYDIGRCPGVCQSLIRPDDYRKTLQKVAMIFQGRSSELVELLEAQMLQAAENLEFEKAAKIRDQIRGLEGLGAEQKVQLPDDRISRDAIALAMDEQHACIQLFQIRAGKLVGRLGFVADAQSGSAAAIAQRVLEEHYASVDSVEIPQEVLVQHDLPEAELLEVWLSERRGRKVEILSPQRQIKADLIAMVERNAEYELARTQQSAERHTASLIDLADLLDLPELPRRIEGYDISHIQGSDAVASQVVFIDGLPAKQHYRRYKIRNPEVRAGHSDDFASLAEVLHRRFRKFAEAKARGESLAPSEQRQGSLLRPDDLADFPDLVMIDGGKGQLSAVVEVLRNLNLLEDVKLCSLAKKREEIFLPGASDPLPTDAEQPGVQLLRRLRDEAHRFAVSFHRQKRTERMRRSRLDDIPGLGHKRQKELLAHFRSIDYLRLATPEQIAEVPGIGAVLAQQIWGYFHPSETA, from the coding sequence ATGATCGCTGCGACGCCAATGCCACTGCTGAAGCAACCCGATCGCCTGGAAGCGCGATTGCGGGAGCTACCGGCTGAGCCCGGCGTTTATTTCATGCGTGATGCCAGCGATCGCATTCTCTACATCGGCAAAAGCAAAAAGCTGCGATCGCGGGTGCGTTCCTATTTCCGTGACCTCGAGCGGCTTAACCCCCGCATCAATTTGATGGTGCGGCAAGTTTGTGAAATCGAAATTATTGTTACCGATACAGAAGCTGAGGCACTTGCTCTCGAAGCAAACCTGATTAAACAGCATCAGCCCCATTTCAATGTCCTGCTCAAGGACGACAAGAAATATCCCTATCTCTGCATCACTTGGAGCGATGACTATCCTCGTATTTTTATCACTCGCAAACGGCGACTAGGGAATAGTCGCGATCGCTACTACGGCCCCTACGTTGATACGCGCTTACTGCGCCACACACTCTTTTTAGTCAAGCGTTTGTTTCCGCTGCGGCAGCGACCCCAACCGCTGTTCAAAGATCGCACTTGCCTGAATTACGACATTGGTCGCTGCCCAGGGGTCTGTCAGTCGTTAATCCGACCGGATGACTATCGCAAGACACTGCAGAAAGTCGCGATGATCTTCCAAGGGCGCAGCAGCGAATTAGTGGAGCTGCTCGAAGCGCAAATGCTGCAGGCAGCCGAGAATTTAGAGTTTGAAAAAGCAGCGAAAATTCGTGATCAAATTCGTGGCCTGGAAGGCTTAGGGGCGGAGCAGAAAGTGCAGCTCCCGGATGACCGAATCTCGCGAGATGCGATCGCGCTGGCAATGGATGAGCAGCATGCTTGCATCCAACTCTTTCAGATTCGGGCGGGTAAGTTAGTCGGTCGACTAGGGTTTGTGGCGGATGCTCAATCGGGTAGTGCTGCTGCGATCGCGCAACGGGTGTTAGAAGAGCATTACGCCAGCGTTGATTCGGTGGAAATTCCTCAAGAAGTCCTCGTTCAGCACGACCTCCCTGAAGCAGAATTGCTAGAAGTTTGGCTCTCGGAGCGGCGGGGCCGCAAAGTCGAGATCCTGTCTCCACAACGGCAGATCAAAGCTGACCTCATCGCCATGGTCGAGCGCAATGCAGAGTACGAACTGGCCAGAACTCAGCAGTCGGCAGAACGCCATACTGCCTCACTGATTGATCTGGCGGATCTGTTGGATTTGCCCGAGTTACCTCGACGAATTGAAGGCTACGATATTTCCCACATTCAAGGGTCGGATGCGGTGGCTTCGCAGGTGGTCTTCATTGATGGCTTACCCGCCAAGCAACACTATCGCCGCTACAAGATTCGCAACCCTGAAGTTCGCGCCGGTCATTCCGATGACTTCGCCAGTTTAGCGGAGGTGCTCCACCGGCGTTTCCGCAAGTTTGCGGAGGCGAAGGCCCGAGGTGAATCCTTGGCACCCAGTGAACAACGACAAGGTAGTTTATTGCGACCGGATGACCTCGCAGATTTCCCCGATCTGGTGATGATTGATGGCGGTAAAGGACAACTCTCAGCTGTTGTCGAAGTTCTGCGCAATCTGAATCTGCTGGAGGATGTCAAGCTCTGCAGCTTGGCTAAGAAGCGTGAGGAAATTTTCTTGCCAGGAGCTTCCGATCCGCTGCCAACGGATGCCGAACAACCGGGCGTCCAATTACTCCGGCGGCTGCGCGATGAAGCCCACCGCTTTGCGGTTAGTTTTCATCGCCAGAAACGAACGGAACGGATGCGGCGATCGCGCTTGGATGACATTCCGGGGTTGGGCCACAAGCGCCAGAAAGAGCTGCTGGCTCACTTCCGTTCAATTGACTATTTGCGATTGGCAACGCCTGAACAAATTGCCGAAGTGCCCGGTATTGGCGCAGTTCTTGCCCAGCAAATTTGGGGCTATTTCCATCCCAGCGAAACAGCTTGA
- the pdhA gene encoding pyruvate dehydrogenase (acetyl-transferring) E1 component subunit alpha, giving the protein MVQERTLPSFQASQAQVSREEGLRIYEDMVLGRTFEDKCAEMYYRGKMFGFVHLYNGQEAVASGIIKAMRSDDYVCSTYRDHVHALSAGVPARQVMAELFGKETGCSRGRGGSMHLFSAEHNLLGGFAFVAEGIPVATGAAFTTAYRRNALGDTSADQVTACFFGDGAANNGQFFECLNMATLWKLPILFVVENNKWAIGMSHERATSDPEIYKKGPAFGMPGVEVDGMDVLAVRAVAQEAIARARAGEGPTLIEALTYRFRGHSLADPDELRSKEEKEFWLARDPIKRFAAHLTEFNLATHEELKAIDKKIEALVAEAVEFAISSPEPKPEELTRYIWAED; this is encoded by the coding sequence ATGGTTCAGGAACGTACACTGCCTAGTTTTCAGGCTTCTCAGGCTCAGGTCAGTCGCGAGGAAGGCCTGCGCATCTATGAGGACATGGTTCTAGGCCGCACCTTCGAGGACAAGTGTGCGGAGATGTATTACCGCGGCAAGATGTTTGGCTTCGTCCACCTCTACAACGGGCAAGAGGCGGTTGCCAGCGGCATTATCAAGGCCATGCGATCAGATGACTACGTCTGCAGCACCTATCGCGATCACGTCCATGCCTTGAGTGCGGGCGTCCCTGCCCGTCAGGTGATGGCGGAACTCTTTGGGAAAGAGACCGGCTGCAGTCGCGGTCGGGGCGGCTCGATGCACTTGTTCTCGGCTGAGCACAATTTGCTGGGCGGCTTTGCCTTTGTAGCTGAAGGGATTCCCGTCGCTACGGGTGCAGCATTTACTACGGCCTACCGCCGCAATGCCTTGGGCGACACCAGCGCAGATCAAGTCACAGCCTGTTTCTTCGGTGATGGCGCGGCTAACAACGGCCAGTTCTTCGAATGCTTGAACATGGCGACGCTCTGGAAGTTGCCGATCCTGTTTGTGGTAGAGAACAACAAATGGGCGATCGGGATGTCCCATGAGCGGGCAACCTCCGATCCGGAAATCTACAAAAAAGGCCCTGCCTTCGGCATGCCCGGCGTCGAAGTCGACGGGATGGATGTCTTGGCAGTCCGCGCCGTGGCACAAGAGGCGATCGCGCGGGCAAGAGCGGGTGAAGGCCCGACACTGATTGAGGCATTGACCTATCGCTTCCGGGGCCACTCGCTGGCGGATCCGGATGAACTTCGCTCAAAAGAAGAGAAAGAGTTCTGGTTGGCTCGCGATCCGATCAAACGCTTTGCGGCACATCTAACGGAGTTCAATCTGGCAACTCACGAAGAACTGAAAGCAATCGATAAGAAGATCGAAGCTTTGGTTGCTGAGGCGGTGGAATTTGCGATCTCCAGCCCTGAACCGAAGCCGGAAGAGCTGACCCGCTACATCTGGGCAGAAGACTAA
- a CDS encoding ARC6/PARC6 family protein: MRIPLDYYRILCVGVQASADKLAESYRDRLNQSPSHEFSELALQARRQLLEAAIAELSDPEQRDRYDRRFFQGGLEAIEPSLELEDWQRIGALLILLELGEYDRVSQLAEELLPDYDASAEVRDQFARGDIALAIALSQQSLGRECRQQGLYEQAAQHFGRSQSALADHQRFPELSRTLHQEQGQLRPYRILERLAQPLTADSDRQQGLLLLQAMLDDRQGIEGPGDDGSGLTLDNFLMFLQQIRGYLTLAEQQLLFESEARRPSPAASFFACYTLIARGFCDHQPSLIHRASLLLHELKSRMDVHIEQAIASLLLGQPEEAEALLVQSQDEETLSQIRALAQGEALIVGLCRFTETWLATKVFPDFRDLKERTAPLQPYFDDPDVQTYLDAIVELPSDLMPTPLPVEPLEVRSSLLAKELPTPATPGVAPPPRRRRRDRSERPARTAKRLPLPWIGLGVVVVLGGGTGVWAWRSRSNSTPPTPPPVVQTLPEAVPAPSPAPVTVALDRAQAETVLQNWLAAKAAALGPQYDRDRLATVLTGEVLQTWQGFSSQQANTQLTSQFDHKLTVDSVQLSDGDQRAVVQAKVDEVEQVYRGDQLLETRRDLGLVIRYQLVRENNIWKIASISLVR, translated from the coding sequence GTGCGTATTCCTCTCGATTACTACCGAATTCTCTGTGTTGGCGTGCAAGCCTCGGCAGACAAACTTGCCGAAAGCTACCGCGATCGCCTCAACCAATCGCCCTCCCATGAGTTTTCAGAGCTGGCATTGCAGGCGCGGCGGCAACTCCTCGAAGCAGCGATTGCTGAGCTGAGTGATCCCGAACAGCGCGATCGCTACGATCGCCGCTTTTTTCAGGGCGGTCTGGAAGCGATTGAACCAAGCCTAGAACTCGAAGACTGGCAGCGAATTGGAGCCCTGCTGATCCTGCTGGAATTGGGGGAATACGATCGCGTTTCGCAACTGGCTGAGGAACTCCTGCCAGACTACGACGCGAGCGCAGAAGTACGCGATCAGTTCGCGCGGGGTGATATCGCCTTGGCGATCGCACTATCCCAGCAATCCCTCGGTCGAGAATGCCGTCAGCAGGGTCTGTACGAACAGGCCGCCCAGCACTTTGGCCGCAGCCAGTCTGCCCTAGCCGATCATCAGCGCTTTCCTGAACTGAGTCGAACCCTGCACCAAGAACAAGGACAGCTACGGCCCTATCGCATTTTGGAGCGGTTGGCCCAGCCCTTGACTGCCGATAGCGATCGCCAGCAGGGTTTGCTGTTGTTGCAGGCGATGTTGGACGACCGGCAGGGCATTGAAGGCCCTGGGGATGATGGCTCGGGGCTGACCCTTGATAACTTTTTGATGTTTCTCCAGCAAATTCGCGGCTATCTGACCCTGGCTGAACAGCAGTTGCTGTTTGAATCGGAAGCGCGTCGGCCCTCGCCGGCTGCGAGCTTTTTTGCCTGCTACACCCTGATTGCGCGGGGCTTTTGCGATCACCAACCCTCGTTGATCCATCGCGCCAGCTTGCTCTTGCATGAACTCAAGAGCCGCATGGATGTGCACATCGAACAGGCGATCGCCAGCCTATTGCTCGGACAGCCCGAAGAAGCTGAGGCGCTACTCGTCCAGAGCCAAGATGAGGAAACCCTCAGCCAAATCCGTGCCCTAGCCCAAGGGGAAGCCCTGATCGTCGGTTTGTGCCGATTCACGGAAACCTGGCTAGCGACCAAGGTATTTCCGGATTTCCGCGACCTCAAGGAAAGGACTGCGCCGCTGCAGCCCTACTTTGACGACCCCGATGTCCAGACCTATCTGGATGCGATCGTGGAGTTGCCGTCCGATTTGATGCCAACGCCGCTACCCGTTGAGCCGCTTGAGGTGCGATCGTCGTTGCTGGCCAAGGAACTGCCGACCCCAGCAACGCCTGGTGTAGCTCCACCCCCTCGCCGCCGTCGCCGCGATCGCTCCGAACGTCCTGCTCGCACGGCCAAACGCTTGCCCTTGCCCTGGATTGGTTTGGGGGTTGTGGTGGTTCTCGGCGGTGGAACAGGGGTTTGGGCTTGGCGATCGCGTTCCAATTCCACCCCGCCGACCCCGCCCCCCGTGGTTCAAACGCTGCCTGAGGCGGTACCTGCCCCTTCGCCCGCGCCAGTTACCGTTGCCCTCGATCGGGCTCAGGCTGAAACTGTGTTGCAAAACTGGTTGGCCGCTAAAGCTGCAGCCTTGGGGCCTCAATACGATCGCGATCGCTTAGCGACGGTGCTGACCGGTGAGGTTCTGCAGACTTGGCAGGGTTTTTCTAGCCAGCAGGCCAACACCCAGCTCACATCACAGTTCGATCACAAGTTAACCGTCGACTCAGTTCAGCTCAGTGACGGTGATCAACGAGCAGTAGTCCAAGCCAAGGTCGATGAAGTTGAGCAGGTCTATCGAGGCGACCAGCTGCTCGAAACGCGCCGAGATTTGGGCTTGGTGATCCGCTACCAGCTCGTGCGCGAGAACAACATCTGGAAAATTGCTTCGATTAGTTTGGTGCGCTAG
- a CDS encoding peroxiredoxin produces MAIAVGDVAPDFSLPAQDGTTVSLSDFRGQKPVVLYFYPKDDTPGCTIEACSFRDSYTAFQEVGAVVLGVSSDSIDSHQRFAQKYNLPFQLLSDAGDRLRQTYGVPKTLFVIPGRVTYVIDKEGKVRHIFDSLLNAQAHIQESLNILRSL; encoded by the coding sequence ATGGCGATCGCAGTTGGTGATGTCGCGCCCGATTTTTCACTGCCCGCGCAGGATGGCACAACCGTTTCCCTGAGCGACTTTCGGGGCCAAAAGCCAGTTGTGCTCTACTTTTACCCTAAGGACGACACGCCGGGCTGCACGATCGAAGCTTGCAGCTTCCGCGATAGCTACACGGCTTTTCAGGAAGTGGGCGCTGTGGTGCTAGGAGTCAGCAGTGACTCAATCGATTCGCACCAGCGCTTTGCCCAGAAATACAACTTGCCCTTCCAACTGCTGAGCGATGCAGGCGATCGCCTCCGTCAAACCTATGGCGTGCCCAAAACCCTGTTTGTGATTCCGGGTCGCGTCACTTATGTGATCGACAAAGAGGGCAAGGTGCGCCACATTTTTGATTCACTCTTGAATGCCCAAGCGCACATCCAGGAATCGCTGAACATTCTGCGATCGCTCTAG
- a CDS encoding tRNA (5-methylaminomethyl-2-thiouridine)(34)-methyltransferase MnmD — MSAAPPTWTPVPTDDGSYTFYSETFQETFHSREGARQEAEQKYVQQLQIGTWAAQRSPLRILDVCYGLGYNTAAALESVLAAGDGRLQWLGLELDPTVPQAVVSSELIEEWSPPVQQMLRDLAQTGCHDSDRFQGQLLWGDARQTIQEAIAQNFQADAIFLDPFSPKRCPQLWTVEFLQLVARCLAPQGRLVTYCRAAAVRTALQLAGLQITNLPAPASAFAHRWSLGTIAAWEPLPPLSQAEQEHLHCRAAVPYRDPTLQDTAEVIRQRRDREQQQSKLESTSAWRRRWGLQAGNDS; from the coding sequence ATGTCCGCTGCTCCCCCAACTTGGACGCCCGTTCCCACGGACGACGGCTCCTACACGTTTTACTCTGAGACCTTTCAGGAGACCTTTCACAGCCGCGAGGGCGCCCGTCAGGAAGCAGAACAAAAATATGTGCAGCAATTGCAGATCGGTACTTGGGCCGCCCAGCGATCGCCCCTACGGATTTTGGATGTCTGCTACGGGCTGGGTTACAACACTGCAGCGGCTTTGGAGTCGGTTCTCGCAGCCGGTGATGGGCGCTTGCAATGGCTGGGCTTGGAACTGGATCCGACCGTCCCGCAGGCTGTCGTCAGTAGCGAGTTGATCGAGGAGTGGTCGCCGCCGGTGCAACAGATGCTGCGGGATCTGGCCCAGACCGGCTGTCACGACAGCGATCGCTTTCAGGGGCAACTACTTTGGGGCGATGCCCGCCAGACAATCCAAGAGGCGATCGCCCAGAACTTTCAAGCGGACGCTATTTTCCTCGATCCCTTTTCGCCTAAACGCTGTCCGCAACTCTGGACGGTGGAGTTTTTACAGCTCGTGGCTCGCTGTTTAGCACCCCAGGGACGACTGGTCACCTACTGTCGCGCTGCCGCTGTCCGCACTGCTCTACAGCTGGCTGGCTTACAGATCACCAACCTGCCCGCCCCTGCTTCGGCCTTTGCCCATCGCTGGTCCTTGGGCACGATCGCCGCTTGGGAGCCACTCCCTCCCCTGTCTCAAGCTGAGCAGGAGCACTTGCACTGCCGCGCTGCCGTCCCCTACCGCGATCCAACGTTGCAGGATACCGCCGAAGTCATTCGCCAACGCCGCGATCGTGAGCAACAACAGAGCAAGCTGGAATCGACTAGCGCTTGGCGGCGTCGCTGGGGCTTACAGGCTGGGAATGACAGCTAA
- the arsJ gene encoding organoarsenical effux MFS transporter ArsJ, giving the protein MSSASEAIALRRYALVTLAYWGFTITDGALRLLVLLYFNQIGYSPLAIASLFLLYEIFGIVTNFLGGWIGARFGLKLTLYGGVTLQIAALLLLSGLNRDWPMWGAIAWVMAAQALSGIAKDLTKMSAKSAIRLVVPRQAEGRLFKWVAVLTGSKNALKGVGFFIGSWLLASLGYQGALHFLALGLSLVLISSFGVPANLGQLKRKPKFKQLFSKSQGINILSAARFFLFGARDIWFVVALPVFLRTEPPLGLGWSFTQTGGFLALWVIGYGLIQTSAPPLLRWLEAGRPPSPQTVQRWGSGLAIAPAGMAIALQSGWAAGPVVIVGLALFGLLFAVNSAVHSYLVLAYSADDQVALDVGFYYMANSAGRLAGTVLSGAIFQWLGLTGCLWGSALMVTVAAAIALALPALPTTPSATVTS; this is encoded by the coding sequence ATGAGTTCCGCATCCGAAGCGATCGCGCTGCGCCGCTATGCCCTAGTGACCTTGGCTTACTGGGGCTTCACGATTACCGATGGGGCGCTGCGGCTGCTCGTCCTGCTCTACTTCAATCAAATCGGCTACAGTCCGCTGGCAATCGCCAGCCTGTTCCTGCTCTACGAAATCTTCGGCATCGTCACTAACTTTCTGGGCGGCTGGATTGGGGCGCGTTTTGGCCTCAAACTGACGCTCTACGGTGGGGTGACCCTGCAAATTGCAGCGCTACTGCTGTTATCGGGGCTGAATCGCGATTGGCCGATGTGGGGCGCGATCGCTTGGGTGATGGCGGCACAAGCCCTCTCTGGCATCGCCAAAGACCTTACCAAGATGAGCGCCAAAAGTGCGATTCGGCTTGTGGTGCCGCGACAGGCTGAAGGTCGCCTGTTCAAATGGGTGGCGGTCCTTACCGGCTCAAAAAATGCGCTGAAGGGCGTGGGCTTTTTTATCGGCAGCTGGTTGCTCGCAAGTTTGGGCTACCAAGGTGCCCTGCATTTCCTCGCGCTGGGTCTGAGCCTAGTCTTGATCAGTAGCTTCGGTGTTCCCGCCAACCTCGGCCAACTGAAGCGCAAGCCAAAGTTCAAGCAACTCTTCTCCAAATCTCAGGGCATCAATATTCTTTCTGCCGCTCGCTTTTTCCTGTTTGGGGCGCGGGATATTTGGTTCGTTGTCGCTTTGCCGGTCTTTCTGCGCACCGAGCCGCCGCTGGGACTGGGCTGGAGTTTCACACAGACGGGTGGTTTTCTGGCGCTCTGGGTGATCGGCTACGGCTTGATTCAGACAAGCGCCCCGCCTCTCTTGCGCTGGCTGGAAGCCGGTCGGCCACCAAGTCCGCAGACCGTGCAGCGCTGGGGCAGTGGTCTAGCGATCGCACCCGCTGGGATGGCGATCGCCCTGCAATCCGGTTGGGCGGCAGGGCCTGTCGTGATTGTGGGACTGGCCTTGTTTGGTCTGCTGTTCGCCGTCAATTCCGCCGTGCATTCATATCTGGTGCTAGCCTACAGCGCTGATGATCAGGTCGCGTTGGATGTGGGCTTCTACTACATGGCGAATTCTGCGGGACGACTAGCCGGAACCGTACTATCTGGGGCAATTTTCCAGTGGTTGGGGCTGACCGGTTGCCTCTGGGGATCGGCACTGATGGTGACTGTGGCGGCTGCGATCGCCCTTGCCTTACCCGCTTTACCCACAACACCCTCGGCTACTGTCACGAGCTGA
- a CDS encoding ArsJ-associated glyceraldehyde-3-phosphate dehydrogenase, with amino-acid sequence MRVGINGFGRIGRLVLRAAWDWPELEFVQINEPYGEAAAAAHLLEFDSSQGRWSREITATVDSLTIEGRSLHYSRAKEPTAIDWAAQGVELVLECSGQFRTTEKLEPHFQAGVQTVIVSAPVKEALNIVVGVNDDRYDPSQHRLLTAASCTTNCLAPVVKVLREAIGIRHGLITTIHDQTATQSIVDSYHKDLRRSRAAGQSLIPTSTGSATAIGLIFPELQGKLDGLAVRVPLLNASLTDAVFELERETSVAEVSGLFQAASSGSLQGILGYEERPLVSVDYRGDARSAIVDALSTRVINGTQVKVLAWYDNEWGYSNRLAELARKVARAAV; translated from the coding sequence ATGCGCGTTGGCATCAATGGTTTTGGACGGATCGGTCGCTTGGTGCTGCGAGCTGCTTGGGACTGGCCTGAGCTGGAGTTTGTCCAGATCAATGAACCCTACGGTGAGGCTGCTGCTGCCGCTCATTTGTTGGAGTTTGACTCCAGCCAGGGGCGCTGGTCGCGCGAGATCACAGCGACGGTAGACAGTCTGACGATTGAAGGGCGATCGCTGCATTACAGCCGCGCCAAGGAGCCGACCGCGATCGACTGGGCAGCTCAGGGTGTCGAGCTGGTGTTGGAGTGTAGCGGTCAGTTTCGGACGACAGAGAAACTAGAGCCGCATTTTCAAGCTGGCGTCCAAACGGTGATTGTTTCTGCGCCCGTGAAAGAAGCGCTGAACATCGTTGTAGGTGTCAACGACGATCGCTACGACCCCAGTCAGCATCGTTTGTTAACCGCTGCTTCTTGCACAACTAACTGTCTGGCCCCCGTTGTCAAAGTCCTGCGGGAAGCGATCGGGATTCGCCACGGCTTGATCACCACGATTCACGACCAAACGGCGACGCAATCAATCGTGGATTCCTATCACAAAGACTTACGGCGATCGCGCGCGGCGGGTCAATCACTGATTCCGACTTCAACTGGATCTGCCACGGCGATCGGGCTAATTTTTCCGGAATTGCAAGGCAAACTCGACGGTCTAGCCGTGCGGGTGCCGCTGCTCAATGCTTCCTTGACCGATGCGGTGTTTGAACTGGAGCGCGAGACTTCGGTGGCGGAGGTCAGCGGCCTGTTTCAAGCGGCTTCCAGTGGTTCACTGCAAGGAATCTTGGGCTACGAAGAGCGGCCACTGGTTTCGGTGGACTATCGCGGCGATGCCCGATCGGCGATCGTGGATGCACTGTCCACACGCGTGATTAACGGCACGCAGGTCAAAGTTTTGGCTTGGTACGACAACGAATGGGGCTACAGCAATCGCCTGGCTGAACTGGCTCGCAAAGTCGCGAGGGCGGCAGTATGA
- the arsB gene encoding ACR3 family arsenite efflux transporter has product MTVSCDRAPRLGFFERWLSLWVAIAIGLGLLLGQRFPAFFAGLSRWEIAQINLPIAVLIWCMILPMLVDVDLGAAKQLGRQPKGFIVTLAVNWAIKPFTMALLDWLFLGWIFRDWLDPQLAESAIAGLILLGAAPCTAMVVVWSRLTQGDPTFTLIQVAVNDLVTVVAYAPITALLLGLAAITVPWPTLLGSVLLYVAVPLLVAQGLRSRLLKRGSAALRQFDRACKPFSTLGLLLTVLLLFGFQASTFLAQPQTIALIAVPILLQSLLIFAIAYGWAWRWKLPHGQAAPAALIGTSNFFELAVAVAISLFGLQSGAAIATVVGVLVEVPMMLVLVAIANRSRSWFGSSETAA; this is encoded by the coding sequence ATGACTGTTTCCTGCGATCGCGCCCCCCGCTTGGGTTTCTTTGAACGCTGGCTCAGTCTTTGGGTGGCGATCGCGATCGGATTGGGACTGCTACTGGGCCAGCGATTCCCTGCTTTCTTTGCCGGTTTAAGCCGCTGGGAAATTGCGCAGATCAACTTGCCGATCGCCGTGTTGATCTGGTGCATGATTCTGCCGATGCTGGTCGATGTCGATTTGGGTGCGGCCAAGCAACTCGGTCGCCAGCCCAAGGGTTTTATCGTCACGCTGGCGGTCAACTGGGCAATTAAGCCATTCACAATGGCACTGCTGGACTGGCTATTCCTCGGCTGGATCTTTCGGGATTGGCTCGATCCACAACTGGCGGAATCGGCGATCGCGGGCTTAATTCTCCTCGGGGCTGCACCTTGTACGGCGATGGTCGTCGTCTGGAGTCGCCTGACGCAAGGCGATCCGACCTTCACGCTGATTCAAGTAGCGGTCAATGACCTCGTGACAGTGGTTGCCTACGCCCCAATCACGGCGCTGTTGCTGGGTCTGGCTGCAATCACTGTGCCTTGGCCGACGCTGCTTGGTTCTGTATTGCTCTATGTGGCGGTGCCGCTGTTAGTAGCGCAAGGTCTTCGCAGTCGATTACTAAAACGAGGATCTGCCGCGCTCCGCCAGTTCGATCGCGCCTGCAAACCGTTTTCGACTCTGGGGCTGCTGCTAACCGTGCTGCTGTTGTTCGGCTTTCAGGCTTCGACTTTTTTGGCGCAGCCTCAAACGATCGCCCTCATCGCTGTACCGATTTTGCTGCAAAGTCTGCTGATTTTTGCGATCGCTTACGGGTGGGCGTGGCGTTGGAAGCTGCCCCACGGTCAGGCTGCTCCTGCTGCCTTAATCGGGACTTCGAACTTCTTTGAGCTGGCAGTCGCTGTAGCGATCAGTCTGTTTGGTCTGCAGTCCGGCGCTGCGATCGCCACAGTGGTTGGCGTGTTGGTGGAAGTGCCAATGATGCTGGTGCTTGTCGCGATCGCGAATCGCAGTCGATCTTGGTTTGGATCGAGCGAGACGGCCGCCTGA